A section of the Malus sylvestris chromosome 17, drMalSylv7.2, whole genome shotgun sequence genome encodes:
- the LOC126609659 gene encoding zinc finger CCCH domain-containing protein 14-like, with translation MEPNTNIALPNTPDSSRGFCSDFSSNYQPIYTLPSSLSLTPSTRSSFSDTDSDDHHHSTTSHRLNQAQLVLEYEELRDHYDLCNSHLRNLTNELDSLRRENAQLRSANTDLVKLLSSQAAFQSFLLSSSSSSAYQSPTATSFLDDFRRLGFGSLGLGPQDGVVSEESSDISPTSVMERNRFVDADRISLPKSISVRSSNRPRVLSVSRPMTQSQVKVFNQGMLKTELCNKWEETGTCPYQENCQFAHGVRELRPVMRHPRYKTQLCRMVLAGGACPYGHRCHFRHSLTEQEKLQLVVSDSF, from the exons ATGGAGCCCAACACCAACATCGCCTTGCCCAACACACCCGATTCCTCCCGAGGTTTCTGCTCCGATTTCTCCTCAAATTACCAGCCTATATACACACTTCCGAGCTCCCTCTCTCTTACTCCGTCCACCCGCTCCTCCTTCTCCGATACGGACTCCGACGACCACCACCACAGTACGACGTCTCACCGCCTCAACCAGGCTCAGCTGGTCCTCGAGTACGAGGAGCTCCGCGACCACTATGATCTATGCAATTCTCACCTTCGCAACCTCACTAACGAGCTCGACTCGCTCCGCCGCGAGAACGCCCAACTCCGGTCGGCGAACACCGACCTCGTCAAGCTCCTTTCTTCGCAGGCCGCCTTCCAGAGCTTCCTCCTCTCGTCGTCGTCATCGTCCGCGTATCAGAGTCCGACGGCGACGTCGTTTCTCGACGACTTTCGGCGACTCGGATTTGGATCTCTTGGTCTCGGTCCTCAGGACGGCGTCGTTTCCGAGGAATCCTCCGATATCAGTCCGACGAGCGTCATGGAGCGAAACAGATTCGTCGACGCGGACCGGATCTCGCTTCCCAAGAGCATTTCCGTTCGCTCCTCGAATCGACCACGTGTCCTGAGCGTTTCTAGACCGATGACT CAAAGCCAGGTGAAGGTGTTCAATCAGGGCATGCTGAAGACGGAGCTTTGCAACAAGTGGGAGGAGACGGGGACGTGTCCGTACCAGGAGAATTGCCAGTTTGCTCACGGCGTTAGGGAGCTCCGTCCCGTGATGAGGCACCCGCGCTACAAGACTCAGCTCTGCCGGATGGTGTTAGCTGGTGGCGCGTGTCCTTACGGTCACCGGTGCCACTTCCGTCACTCGCTTACTGAGCAGGAGAAGCTGCAGTTGGTCGTCTCAGACTCGTTTTGa
- the LOC126609662 gene encoding nuclear transcription factor Y subunit C-2-like has translation MDLNHSINFSSSSSTSSPVDDFMPLDSFMLPDCDPHLSTKEEEDHEARRSSFTQLQKENIDLFWNQQLFEIQNTPVRKTHHEFPIARVKRIMKSDGKVKLISSETPILFSKACELFIMELTLRSWLHTEESKRRTLQHCDISRALRNDQLLDFLVSIANLF, from the exons ATGGATTTGAACCATTCTATCAATTTCTCATCTTCTTCGAGCACTTCTTCCCCAGTCGATGATTTCATGCCATTGGATTCTTTCATGCTGCCCGATTGCGACCCTCATCTTTCTACCAAAGAG GAGGAAGATCATGAGGCGAGACGCTCTAGTTTTACTCAACTGCAGAAGGAAAATATAGATCTATTTTGGAATCAACAGTTGTTCGAGATTCAAAATACACCAG TGAGGAAAACCCATCACGAATTTCCTATTGCAAGGGTAAAACGAATAATGAAATCAGATGGAAAAGTTAAG TTGATTAGCTCGGAGACTCCCATCTTGTTCTCCAAAGCATGTGAGCTTTTCATCATGGAGCTCACACTTCGTTCATGGTTGCACACCGAAGAAAGCAAGAGGCGTACACTTCAGCATTGTGACATATCCAGGGCTCTTCGGAATGATCAACTTCTTGACTTCTTGGTGTCTATCGCAAACTTGTTCTAA